A region of the Deferribacterota bacterium genome:
AAAAAAGCAGTTTTATAAAGTTCTAGATAGAGAAGTTATTTATTACACTGTTGATAGGCTAACAAAGAGTTATAACTTTAACAAAATTATAATTGGGGCATCAATTAAAGACTATGAAACAGTAAAATATATAATGGCATTACTTAGTATTAATAATTATTTTATTGTTGAAGCTGGTAATATAAGGCAAAGAACGGTTCTTAATTGTTTAAAGGAAAGTAGTTCAGATTATGTTCTTGTGCATGATGCTGTAAGACCAGTAGTTACAAGGAAGATTGTAGAAGATACGGTTAATGCCGCCATAAAATATAAAGCTGCTCTGTGTGGATTAAAGCTAAGGGATGCACTAAAAAAGATTGATAAAACTACTAATAGGGTTATTGAAAATTTGGATAGAAGCAATTATATTTTAGTTCACACTCCACAGGTATATAAAAAAGAACTATTACTTGAAGCTTTGATGAAAGTTGAAGAGTTAAAAAAAATTGTTTATGATGAGGCAGAGGCTTTTTTTTATATAAAAAAGGATGTATTTTTTGTTGAATCAGCTTATTATAATGTGAAAATAACCTATAGGGATGATATGCCTTTACTAGAATATTATTTAAAAAATATACCAGTTTAGGAAAATATAATTATGGATCCAGATTTAAGTAAATTTATTAGAGATTTAACTATTGCAATTGTGCCCTTTCTTTTTGCTGTAACAATTCATGAGTTTTCTCATGGCTATGCAGCATATAAATTAGGTGATAATACAGCTAAATTGGCGGGGCGCTTAACGCTTAATCCTTTTGCTCATATCGATATATTAGGTTTATTATGTTTATTAATAACGAGGCTCTTTGGTTGGGCAAAGCCTGTTCCAATTAATTTTTATAATTTAAAGAATAAAAAATATGGGGTTTTAATAGTTGCTGCCGCTGGACCTGTTGCTAACTTTCTAACGGCAATAATCTCAGCTATACTCTTTAAGCTTATAATAACCTTATCTTTTGACAGTATGACTCTATTTAGAATATTTGAGGCCCTTGCATATATGTTGCAGTTTTCTGTAATGATTAATGTTGCATTAGGTATTTTTAACCTAATTCCTATATTACCCTTAGATGGGGGTAGAATTTTAGAGAGTTTACTACCTTACGATAAAGCTATTAAGTTTAGCAAGTTAGAGCCCTATGGCCTTATATTTGTCATTTTACTTTTAATTATAAATAACCATAATAATTTTCTTGGTAATATTATATATTTTTTTGTAAGAATTTTAATATAAGAGTGAACTATGAGCATTGTATTAAGTGGGATGAGACCAACTGGAAGACTTCATATAGGACATTATTTTGGTGCTATCCAAAACTGGGTGTATTTACAAGATAAATATGAATGTTATTACTTTGTTGCAGATTGGCATGCTCTAACAACTAACTATGAAGATACATCAAATATAAAAAAATATTCAAGGGAGATGGTAATAGACTTTTTTGCCTCAGGTCTATCCTTGGATAAATCAAATATATTTATACAATCAAAGAACCCCTATCACGCTGAGTTATTTCTAATACTTTCTATGATCACACCTATTAGTTGGTTAGAGAGGTGTCCCACATATAAAGAAATGAAATCTGAGTTAGGCAAAGTTGGTAAGCAATTGTCTAATTTTGGTTTTCTTGGTTATCCAGTACTTATGGCTTCAGATATTTTATTATATAATGCTGAATATGTTCCAGTCGGCATTGATCAACAAGCACATTTAGAATTGACAAGAGAGACTGCAAGGCATTTTAACAATATCTTTGAAGATGATGTATTTAATTTACCTCAACCATTAATTACTAAAAACCCAAAGTTACCAGGTATTGATGGAAGAAAAATGAGTAAATCTTATAACAACGCAATATGGTTAGATGAGGATTTAGATAGTGTAAAGAAAAAGATACTTACAATGAAAACTGATACAAATAGAAAAAGAAGGACTGATCCTGGTAATCCCTTTATATGCCCAGTTTTTGACTATCACAGGGTATTCTCTACTGAAGAAGAGAAAAATTTAATTATAGATGGATGTAAAAATGCTAAAATTGGTTGTATAGATTGTAAAAAAATCTTATTGAAACATTTATTGGAATTCCTATCAGATTTTCAAGAAAAGAGAAGGGTTATTTCAAATAATTATAGGGATTTTGATTTAGATGATATAATCAGTAAAGGACAAGAAAAAGCGTGTGATAGAGCTAGGAAGATGATAGATATTGTTAGGAAGGTAATAAAATTTTGAATGTTTTAGAGGTTAAATTAGAAAATTTTGAGGGACCACTAGATTTGTTGATATATTTGATCAAAAAAAACAGAATGAGTATTTATGAAATTTCTATTGTCAAAATAGCTGATCAGTTTCTAGAGACAGTTCAAAGAGCTAGCTTTATCTATTTAGAAAAAGCAGCTGATTTTTTAAACTTAGCCACCTATTTAATATATTTAAAATCTAAGATGTTGTTGCCAGTGGATAATTATAGCAATGATGATATTGATATAGAGGAGGGCAAATTTAGTTTAACCCAAAGACTGCTAGAGTATTCATTTTATAAGGATGTAGCTACTTATTTTGATAAACTAGAAAATAGGAGTAAAAAGTTTTTAAGAAGGAATAAAATAATCTCAGTTGATAAAAGTTGTGAAAAAATTTATGATGCCTATACATTAGCCAATTTTTATTTTCCATTGATCGACAAAAAAGAGATTAATATTACTTTTAGTAAGGAAAAGATAGATTTTAGAGAAGTAGTTGAGAGGATTAAAGATATAGTATTTAAAAAAGGGGATATTATATTTAGTGAAATTATACATAGTAATATGAATAGATTAGAGATTGTTGTTTCCTTTATGGCTATGTTAGAATTGGTTAAGCTGCGTTTTATATCAGCAGTACAAAGATATCCCTTTGGAGATATTTATATAAAAAATAATAAATATGGATAATGAGTATAAAATATTTTACGCACTCCTTTTTTTATCAGGCGAGGTAGTTCCAAAGAAAGAGTTATTAAATTATTTAGATAAGTTTGATATAGATAACAGACTATCTAGATATGCTGATTATTTTAATGGCCTTGATTTGGGTTTGGTAATTTTAAATATTGGCGAAGGTTATCAGATGGTTGTAGATGAAAACCTGTATGATAAATGCAGGCCTTTTGTAAATGGGCCTGAAGAAAAACTAACTAGGGCTGCGAGAGAAGTAGTAGCAATTATTGCATATAATCAACCTATAACAAGACAAGAAATAGAATACATTAGAGGGGTTAATTCAGCTGTTATAATAAAAAATTTATTAGAAAAGGATTTAATAAAAGTAGCTGGTAGAAAGGATGTAATTGGTAAGCCCCTTATGTATTCAGTTAGTAAAAAATTTTACACATACTTTGGTTTAAATAATTTAGACGATTTACCAACTATGGAAGAATGGAAGGAATTGAAAGAATAATAAGATTAAACAAATATATTGCCAAATCTGGTTTATATTCAAGGAGGCAAGCAGATAGTTTGGTATTTAATGGTGCTGTTAGTCTTAATGGTGTAACAGTATTTGATCCATCTATTAAGGTAAAAGAGAATATTGATAAGGTTTTTGTTAATGACCAGGCTTTAAATTGCGATAAAGAAATTTTTATAAAATTTTATAAACCTATAAATGTTTTATCAAGTTATGTTAGCCAAGGAGATAAAAAAAATTTAGGCTTTTACAAGCCTTTTGATAAGATGAGATTAGCATATGCGGGTAGGCTTGATTATAAGAGTGAAGGATTAATGCTTTTCTGTAATTGTGGGGATATAATTAATAGATTGCTCTTACCAATAAATAATATTGAGAGGGAATATATTGTTTATGTTGATAGGGCTTTAAATAACAATGAAATTAATAAGTTAAGGGAAGGGATAATATTTAAAGATATAACATATAGAGGCGCTTTGGTTTATAAAATTGGCAATTTAAAATACAGGGTAATAATAAAAGAGGGCAAAAAAAGAGAAGTAAGAAATATGTTTAAATATTTTAATGTAAATGTTAAGAAACTAATTAGAATTAGATTTGGTGAAATTAAGTTGGGCTCTCTTTTGCCAGGTAAATTTAAATTCTTAGATAATAAGGAGGTTAATTTTTTAAAAAATGTATGAACTAAAAGTAATAGATACTTTTTCTGCAGCTCACGCATTAAGGGGGTATAAAGGTGAATGTGAAAGAATACATGGACATAATTATAAGGTTGAAGTTATCTTAAAAGGAGATACCTTAGATGATGTGGGAATGTTAGTAGATTTTAAAGAAGTAAAAAAATATTTAAAAAAGACAATAGAACCCCTTGATCATAATTTTCTAAATGAACTTAGCCCTTTTGTTGAGCTTAATCCAACGAGTGAGAATATTGCCAAATATATATACAGTGAATTAAAGAATATTTTTAAAAATAAAATAGATAGTGTTATA
Encoded here:
- a CDS encoding site-2 protease family protein; translated protein: MDPDLSKFIRDLTIAIVPFLFAVTIHEFSHGYAAYKLGDNTAKLAGRLTLNPFAHIDILGLLCLLITRLFGWAKPVPINFYNLKNKKYGVLIVAAAGPVANFLTAIISAILFKLIITLSFDSMTLFRIFEALAYMLQFSVMINVALGIFNLIPILPLDGGRILESLLPYDKAIKFSKLEPYGLIFVILLLIINNHNNFLGNIIYFFVRILI
- the scpB gene encoding SMC-Scp complex subunit ScpB is translated as MDNEYKIFYALLFLSGEVVPKKELLNYLDKFDIDNRLSRYADYFNGLDLGLVILNIGEGYQMVVDENLYDKCRPFVNGPEEKLTRAAREVVAIIAYNQPITRQEIEYIRGVNSAVIIKNLLEKDLIKVAGRKDVIGKPLMYSVSKKFYTYFGLNNLDDLPTMEEWKELKE
- a CDS encoding IspD/TarI family cytidylyltransferase, with the translated sequence MKIDAIIPAGGLGLRFSNNVKKQFYKVLDREVIYYTVDRLTKSYNFNKIIIGASIKDYETVKYIMALLSINNYFIVEAGNIRQRTVLNCLKESSSDYVLVHDAVRPVVTRKIVEDTVNAAIKYKAALCGLKLRDALKKIDKTTNRVIENLDRSNYILVHTPQVYKKELLLEALMKVEELKKIVYDEAEAFFYIKKDVFFVESAYYNVKITYRDDMPLLEYYLKNIPV
- a CDS encoding ScpA family protein — translated: MNVLEVKLENFEGPLDLLIYLIKKNRMSIYEISIVKIADQFLETVQRASFIYLEKAADFLNLATYLIYLKSKMLLPVDNYSNDDIDIEEGKFSLTQRLLEYSFYKDVATYFDKLENRSKKFLRRNKIISVDKSCEKIYDAYTLANFYFPLIDKKEINITFSKEKIDFREVVERIKDIVFKKGDIIFSEIIHSNMNRLEIVVSFMAMLELVKLRFISAVQRYPFGDIYIKNNKYG
- the queD gene encoding 6-carboxytetrahydropterin synthase QueD, which encodes MYELKVIDTFSAAHALRGYKGECERIHGHNYKVEVILKGDTLDDVGMLVDFKEVKKYLKKTIEPLDHNFLNELSPFVELNPTSENIAKYIYSELKNIFKNKIDSVIVWENFNNASKYYE
- the trpS gene encoding tryptophan--tRNA ligase, translating into MSIVLSGMRPTGRLHIGHYFGAIQNWVYLQDKYECYYFVADWHALTTNYEDTSNIKKYSREMVIDFFASGLSLDKSNIFIQSKNPYHAELFLILSMITPISWLERCPTYKEMKSELGKVGKQLSNFGFLGYPVLMASDILLYNAEYVPVGIDQQAHLELTRETARHFNNIFEDDVFNLPQPLITKNPKLPGIDGRKMSKSYNNAIWLDEDLDSVKKKILTMKTDTNRKRRTDPGNPFICPVFDYHRVFSTEEEKNLIIDGCKNAKIGCIDCKKILLKHLLEFLSDFQEKRRVISNNYRDFDLDDIISKGQEKACDRARKMIDIVRKVIKF
- a CDS encoding pseudouridine synthase; its protein translation is MEGIERIIRLNKYIAKSGLYSRRQADSLVFNGAVSLNGVTVFDPSIKVKENIDKVFVNDQALNCDKEIFIKFYKPINVLSSYVSQGDKKNLGFYKPFDKMRLAYAGRLDYKSEGLMLFCNCGDIINRLLLPINNIEREYIVYVDRALNNNEINKLREGIIFKDITYRGALVYKIGNLKYRVIIKEGKKREVRNMFKYFNVNVKKLIRIRFGEIKLGSLLPGKFKFLDNKEVNFLKNV